ccctctcactccctctctttcaatctctctctctctctctctctctctctctctctctctctctctctctctctctctctctctctctctctctctctctctctctctctctctctctctctctctctctctctctcactttctctttctctctctttctctctcttaggCAGATATGTTTTCTGGAGCCATCTTTATTAACCAGGCTCTGGGGCTGAATATCTACCTTGCTGTGATTCTCCTGCTAAGTATCACGGCTCTATACACCGTCACAGGTATATCAATACATACTCTCAACTTATACACTACATAACTGTATATAGCAgtgacatacactgagtgtacaaaacatgctctttccatgacatagactgaccaggtgaattcaggtgaaagctatgatcccttattgatgtcacttgttaaatccaccaatcagtgtagatgaaagggaggagacaggttaaagaaggatttttaagccttgagacaagtgAGACATGGGTTTTATTtgagtgccattcagagggtgaatgggcaagacaaaatatttacgtGCCTTTGAGcggagtatggtagtagttgcCAGGTGCACCAGCTTAaatgtgtgtcaagaactgcaacgctgctggggttttcacgctcaacagattcctgtgtgtatcaagaatggtccaccacccaaaggacatccagccaacttgacacaactgtgggaagcattggagtcaacatgtgccagcatcactgtagaatgctttccacacattgtagagtccatgccacatcgaattgaggctgttctgagggcaaaagggggtgcaactcagtattaggaaggtgttcctaatgttttgtacacttagtgtataGCAGCGATATATAACTAATTCACTGAGAGGAGCCCTATATCGACTATGTCCATTTAAACCAATATGGAGTTCTTATCTGTAACCATGGCAGAGTGGAGTAAAGTCCATCCTTTATCGTTGTATTTGAGTCTTAATAGCAGACTACGTCTGACAGCACAAATGCCTTCCTCCAAGGCTGTTTATCTCCTGTACCACATGGGTAATTACCCATACTCCCTGATAAAACCTTGTTGTTCACCTCTGTAATGATGCATTCATTCCTGGATTTTAGTTCACTGACAGGCCTTCAGCAAGGTCAGTGACGCAACACTGTCTCTGTATAAGATTGGGTTTCCATAGTACTCATATAAACATGTAATGTAGATTAATCTAGACTGTCTACTGAGTGGCGTAGCAgtttaagacactgcatctcagtgctagaggcatccctacagacccgggttcaattccaggctgtatcacaaccgaccgtgattgagagtgccatagggcggagcacaattggcccagcatgttatgcaggtgaatgaggacccaaaagcgacttggcgaaaacagagtctttaatccagtaaagtaaatctacaatcataaagcataattccactcgtaatgacgagaacagactggagactcaatcatgaactgcaggttgcctcgggaaggcacttgaacgtagcagactcagacacctgctcaccacgcagcatctgagggaaacacgacacgacagggcgatacacagacacagcacggtgaacaatagacaaggatccgacagggcagaaacggaaaacaagggatgaaatagggactctaatcagggggaaagatagggaacaggtgtgggaagactaaatgattgattaggggaataggaacagctgggagcaggaacggagcgatagagagaagagagagagggaggaagagagaaagaggggaacgaacctaaaaagaccagcagggggaaaacgaacagagggaaaagcaaaatgacaagacaaaataagacaaaacatgacagtacccccccactcaccgagcgcctcctggcgctctcgaggaggaacactggcggcaacggaggaaatcatagatcacaaacggtccagcacgtcccgagaaagaacccaactcctctcctcaggaccgtaacgaaaaaacgataaaaagggaaactagggtactactctaaaaaaaaaaaatgagacacgggtagagaactgaaagctttagagcaaacaggaccaaacaggccaggagagtaacaactagggacagactgagacacagcaagggcaggaacaagaacaggagagatgcgatggcagggaacagactgagacccagcaagaccaggagcagaagcagaaaaaaattaccagacttcttctgcgcgcagtctgaacacgcagccacgaaacggcgcgtgtcacgctcctgagtaggccaccaaaaccgctggcgaatagaagcaagcgtaccccgaacgccgggatggccagctaacttggcagagtgagcccactgaagaacagccagacgagtagaaacaggaacgaaaagaaggttactaggacaagcgagcggcgacgcagtgtgcgtgagtgcttgcttaacctgtctctcaattccccagacagtcaacccgacaacacgcccaacaggaaggatcccctcgggatcggtagaagccacagaagaactaaagagacgggataaagcatgagacttggtgttcttagtacccgggcaataagaaataacgaactcgaaacgagcgaaaaacaacgcccaacgagcatgacgcgcattcagtcgtttggcagaacggatgtactcaaggttcttttggtcagtccaaacgacaaaaggaacggtcgccccctccaaccactgtcgccatttgcctagggctaaacggatggcgagcagttcgcggttagccacatcatagttacgttccgacggtgacaggcgatgagaaaaatacgcacaagggtggaccccatcgtcagtatcggagcgctgggacagaatggctcccacgcccaccccgacgcgtcaacctcaacaataaactgtttagtgacgtcaggtgcaacaaggataggagcggatgcaaaacgcttcttgaagagatcagaacaacaatcatacgaccggtgaggaggaagggagttggttctggaccgactgaagaccgtgcgcagaccatgatattcctccggcactcctgtcaaatcaccaggttcctcctgagaagaggggacagaacaaacaggagaaatagcagacattaaacacttcacatgacaagaaacgttccaggaaaggatagaattactagaccaatcaaaagaaggattatgacacactagccagggatgacccaaaacaacaggtgtaaaaggtgaacgaaaaatcaaaaaagaaatagtctcactgtggttaccagatactgtgagggttaaaggtagtgtctcaaatctgatactgggaagatgactaccatctaaggcgaacatgggcgtaggcttgtctaactgtctgaaaggaatgtcatgtttccgagcccatgcttcgtccatgaaacaaccctcagccccagagtctatcaaggcactgcatgtagaacccgaaccggtccagcgtagatggaccgacatagtagtacaggatctagatggagaggaccgtctagtagcgcttatcagtcgccctccgcttactgatgagctctggcctttaactggacatgaaatgacaaaatgaccagcggaaccgcaatagagacagaggcggttggtgattctccgttccctctccttagtcgagatgcgaataccccccaactgcatgggctcaacaccagagtcagtggggaaaggtggtagtgtcggagagaggggagacacagttaacgcgagctctcttctatgagctcggtgacgaagatctacccgtcgttcaatgcgaatagcgagttcaatcaaagaatccacgctggatggaacctcccgagagagaatctcatccttaaccttagcgtggagtccctccagaaaacgagcgagcaacgcctgctcgttccagttactggaggcagcaagagtgcgaaactctatagagtaatccgttatggatcgattaccttgacatagggaagacagggaccaggaagcttctttcccaaaaactgagcgatcaaaaacccttatcatctcctctttaaagttcagataattgttagtacactcagcgcttgcctcccagatagctgtgccccactgccgagtccgaccagtaaggagtgatatgacgtaggcaatccgagctctctctcttgagtatgtgttgggttggagagagaacactatatcacactgggtgagaaaggagcggcactcagtgggctgcccagaataacatggtgggttattaaccctaggttccagaggctcggaagaaccggaagtagctggtgacacgagacgaagactctgatactgtcctgagaggtcggagacctgagcggccagggtctcaacggcatgccgagcagcagacaattcctgctcgtgtctgccgagcattgctccctggaactcgagagtagagtagagagaatccatagtcgctgggtccattcttggtcggatccttctgttatgcaggtgaatgaggacccaaaagcgacttggcgaaaacagagtctttaatccagtaaagtaaatctacaatcataaagcataattccactcgtaatgacgagaacagactggagactcaatcatgaactgcaggttgcctcgggaaggcacttgaacgtagcagactcagacacctgctcaccacgcagcatctgagggaaacacgacacgacagggcgatacacagacacagcacggtgaacaatagacaaggatccgacagggcagaaacggaaaacaagggaagaaatagggactctaatcagggggaaagatagggaacaggtgtgggaagactaaatgattgattaggggaataggaacagctgggagcaggaacggagcgatagagagaagagagagagggaggaagagagaaagaggggaacgaacctaaaaagaccagcagggggaaaacgaacagagggaaaagcaaaatgacaagacaaaataagacaaaacatgacacagcattgtccgggttagggtttagccggggtaggccgtcatggtAAATTGCCTCgttaattaaaggttaaatataaaCTAAAAGTCTCTGTATAGGATTAGCTTTGCATAATGCTCATATAAACATGTAGCTGAGTTTAATATAGGTTTTGTAAATATCATACATGAAGGTGAGTTAACTGCTAAAAATAGAGTGACTCACAGCATCAAATACTGTCATGCACACGTGACACATCGATGCTTTCGAGGTGCAGTCAACAGCAAAAGTTGTGTGCACTGTTATTCTTTGCTAGAATTTGATTTTCAGTCTGTAAGGCAGCCCCACGCAAATGTATGTAGGCCACCGTATCCTCTTTATTACCATTGTGCTCAAATGAATATCAATGACCTACATGTATATTCATATACGGTACACAACTACTGAGGGGAGTTATAGAGTCTACGTGATAGACAAACATCAGACGAACAACTGGACCACTAACAGGCTATCCCTTTTGACCAAGGGCAATcattaaagtaaaaaataaacatcACGTCTACAGTGTAAATGAGTACTACAGTGGTTTTCAACAGCTTAGTCATTGACTGTAACCCTGTATGAGTAATGAGTGGGATTGTGTTGTGCTGACTCTCACCATGTGCACTCTGCTTCAGGTGGACTGGCTGCAGTGATCTACACAGACACATTGCAGACCATCATCATGGTCGTGGGATCTTTCATCCTCATGGGTTATGGTAATATATTTATTCATCCTCATGGGTTATGGTAATGTATTTATTCATCCTCATGGGTTTTGGTAATATATTTATTCATCCTCATGGGTTATGGTAATGTATTTATTCATCCTCATGGTAATATATTTATTCATCCTTATGGTAATGTATTTATTCATCCTCATGGGTTATGGTAATATATTTATTCATCCTCATGGGTTATGGTAATGTATTTATTCATCCTCATGGGTTATGGGAATGTATTTATTCATCCTCATGGGTTATGGTAATGTATTTATTCATCCTCATGGGTTATGGTAATGTATTTATTCATCCTCATGGGTTATGGTAATATATTTATTCATCCTCATGGGTTATggtatttaatgtatttattcaTCCTCATGGGTTATGGTAATGTATTTATTCATCCTCATGGGTTATGGTAATGTATTTATTCATCCTCATGGGTTTGGGAATGTATTTATTCATATATTTATTCATCCTCATGGGTTGTATTTATTCATCCTCATGGGTTATGGTAATGTATTTATTCATCCTCATGGGTTATGGTAATGTATTTATTCACCCTCATGGGTTATGGTAATATATTTATTCATCCTCATGGGTTATGGTAATATATTTATTCATCCTCATGGGTTATGGTAATATATTTATTCATCCTCATGGGTTATGGTAATGTATTTATTCATCCTCATGGGTTATGGTAATATATTTATTCATCTTCATGGGTTATGGTAATGTATTTATTCATCCTCATGGGTTATGGTAATATATTTATTCATCCTCATGGGTTATGGTAATATATTTATTCATCCTCATGGGTTATGGTAATATATTTATTCATCCTCATGGGTTATGGGAATGTATTTATTCATCCCCATGGGTTATGGGAATGTATTTATTCATCCTCATGGGTTATGGTAATGTATTTATTCATCCTCATGGGTTATGGGAATGTATTTATTCATCCTCATTGGTTATGGTAATGTATTTATTCATTGCCTCTTTTCCTTTTCCTGTAACTCTATATCTCTTCTTTGTCCTCCCTTCTTTATTCCCTTCCTCCAATGCATtcccttttctccttccccctttctaCAGAGTATCATTTCCTTGATTTGTTCTCTTCTTCTAATTCCTCcaacctctctcatccctctttcccaACCCTCTTCGGTCTGTCTCCTCAGCCTTCAATGAGGTGGGAGGTTATGAGAACTTCCAGACGCGCTACATGGAGGCCATACCCACTCTGACAGGGGGCAACATCAGTGAGAGCTGCTACACCCCTCGGCCTGACTCCTTCCACATCTTCAGGGACGCGGTGACAGGGGACCTGCCCTGGCCAGGCCTGGTGTTTGGCCTCACTGTCCAGGCCACCTGGTACTGGTGCACCGATCAGGTAGCTTACTGCTCCGTAGGGAATGAATAAGTCTAACACCCTCCCTCAgttacatgcacacgcacacacactaatgTGTGTATCATTACCATGGCCATTCTTTCCAGCCAGCTCTCAGCTTGTCTTAGCTTAAGTGGCTGCCTTATGAAGAGAAGCATGCTTTTAGTTAGACCCAAATGCACTTCCTTCCCACAGACTTAAATAAGACTAAAAGCCGGGAACACAGAGGTGACTGTGAAAAAAGAACAGGATATTGActtacacaatcacacacacgagcgagcactcactcacacacgttAAATACGCACATTGAAACAGTTTATTCGATTAGCAGAACTCAAAGCTTAAGTTTCTCTAATTCATATATGATTGCGCCATGCCTTCTTCTGTGATCAGCAATTTGGGTCACGTTCGGAAAGGGAAACATTTCCTTTGATGAATATTTCCGCTAGAAAAGCTGCATACACATTTTTGCCTGTCAGAAGATATGTGGCTGTGTGGTGCATGGAAGGAATGACGAGTGCATTTGACTTCAAACCCCTTTCATTCCCCTCTACTCTTGATATTGACATATTCAAGTAATACAGAGGCACCATACTTCTGTTTGACCATGAACACGTAATCCATCACCTCTTCAGTCACTGGGGGGTTGTTATCTCTCCTGTCACCTAGGTGATTGTCCAGCGCTGTCTATCTGCCAAGAATCTTTCCCATGTCAAGGCTGGCTGTATCCTGTGTGGCTACCTGAAGCTGCTGCCCATGTTCCTCATGGTCTTCCCTGGCATGATCAGCCGAATCCTCTACACAGACGAGGTGGCTTGCGTGGAACCAGAGGAGTGTCTGAGGTACTGTGGGGCCAGTGTTGGCTGCACCAACATTGCTTATCCCAAACTGGTGGTGGACCTCATGCCAAATGGTGGGTAACAGAAGATACTCGTCCATCTATTAACAATGACAGTCCTAGCACCACTATCAAATGAgatgaaattgtatttgtcacatgtgccgaatacgaCCTcatcgtgaaatgcttacttacaagcccttaaccaacaatgtagttcaagaaatggagttaagaaaatatttacgaaataaactgaggtaaaaaaaaagaaggtaatattaaataacacaataaaataacaataccgATACTAGCGAGTAGCAGCAAGGGGTGGGGGGTCAATGTAGATAGTCCAGGTGGCcttttcagcagtcttatggcttgggggtagaagctgttaaggagccttttggacctagacttggtgctctggtaccgcttgccctgcggtagcagagagaacagtctatgactttgacaaaaaataaataaattaggaccTTCCGGAtaacgagcagttgccatacaggaggtgatgcaactggtcaggatgctctcgatggtgtggctaaagaactttttgaggatctggggaaccatgccaaatattttcagcctcctgagggggaaaaggtgttgtcgtgccctcttcacgactgtcttggtgtgtttggaccatgatagtttgatggtgatgtgaacaccaaggaacttgaaactctcgacctgctccacttaAAAAATGTCGATGCGAATGGGGGCGTGTTTGGCtgcagtccacgatcagctcctttgtcttgctcacgttgagggagaggttgttgtcctggcaccgcaCTGCACAGGGACTATGTTACTACAacactgttactactgctgcaaATAGTGGATTCAATAAGTACTACTCCTTATTCCAGGAAAACAGTTGTTGCTGCCAATAAAATCAACCATCACGTTCGTTCATCTCTTCATTCCTTCTCCTTTCTCTTTTCTACACCTATCCTATTCTgccttccctccatccctgttcTCCTTTGCatgccctccctccctgccctctcttccCATCCTCACCCTCTTTCCTGCAGGTCTGCGAGGCCTGATGCTGTCGGTGATGATGGCGTCTCTGATGAGCTCCCTTACCTCCATCTTCAACAGTGCCAGCACCCTGTTCACGATGGACATTTACACCAAGATACGCAGCTCCTCCTCCGAGAAGGAACTCATGATCGCTGGGAGGTGCAGTAACACACAGCTCAGCCTGCTCGAGTTCTTTGGACTTCACTTGCTTTAGTACATGTGTGTATATGCTTGTGTTTGTTTGCATTTAGATAAATGGGTAATATTGATATTGATGTATTATTCTTGGCTGTGTAGGGTGTTTATCCTGGTTCTGATCGGGGTGAGTATAGCATGGATCCCTGTGGTCCAGTCTGCTCAGAGCGGCCAGCTCTTTGACTACATCCAGTCAATCACCAGCTACCTGACTCCGCCCATCGCTGCCACCTTCATGCTCGCCATCTTCTGTAAGCGCGTCAATGAGCCGGTGAGTCTCTAACTTAACAAAAGTCAGTGTGATATAAACTAGTTTCCTTGAGCTACTTGTGGTTTGAACTGGTTTATTTAACCTGTTgtctaattaagcaataaggtacctgaggggtttgtggtatatggtcaatatactacAGCTAAGGGccgtatccaggcactccgcgttgcatcGTGCATTAAATGACAGCCCTTagacgtggtatattggccatatattacATGCCCCTCGGACCTTATTGCCTAAGTAGTTTATCTGAACTCTGCTGGCTAGGCTCAAAGGACCCTGGTTACCACTTTCACCATTTACTGCCTTGTTTGTGTTATACGTGATGTTTGTGCAATTGGAAGTGAACCATGCAAATGTGTTGAGTCACAGACCTCCCCCACTTTCAGGGTGTGTTCTATGGCCTTGCGATAGGCCTGGCTATTGGCTTAACCAGGATGATCAGTGAGT
The sequence above is drawn from the Oncorhynchus gorbuscha isolate QuinsamMale2020 ecotype Even-year linkage group LG11, OgorEven_v1.0, whole genome shotgun sequence genome and encodes:
- the slc5a1 gene encoding sodium/glucose cotransporter 1 — encoded protein: MTQDYFGFSLVRSVPNNGTVAVNNPADISVIVVYFVVVLAVGVWAMVSTNRATVGGFFLAGRSMVWWPIGASLFASNIGSGHFVGIAGTAAAGGLAIGGFEWNALVVVIILGWLFVPIYIKAGVVTMPEYLRKRFGGQRIRIYLSVLSLFLYVFTKISADMFSGAIFINQALGLNIYLAVILLLSITALYTVTGGLAAVIYTDTLQTIIMVVGSFILMGYAFNEVGGYENFQTRYMEAIPTLTGGNISESCYTPRPDSFHIFRDAVTGDLPWPGLVFGLTVQATWYWCTDQVIVQRCLSAKNLSHVKAGCILCGYLKLLPMFLMVFPGMISRILYTDEVACVEPEECLRYCGASVGCTNIAYPKLVVDLMPNGLRGLMLSVMMASLMSSLTSIFNSASTLFTMDIYTKIRSSSSEKELMIAGRVFILVLIGVSIAWIPVVQSAQSGQLFDYIQSITSYLTPPIAATFMLAIFCKRVNEPGVFYGLAIGLAIGLTRMISEFAYGTGSCVTPTNCPEIICGVHYLYFSIILFCISCLLIVSISLMTKPIDDKHLHRLCWQLRNSTEERVDLELDNWKEDQEPTYVDIDDREPTEEPGCCKKAVLSFCGLEKSTAPKLSAEEQAELQRQLTDTSEKPMWRNVVNANAIILLCVCVFLHGFYG